Proteins encoded together in one Camelina sativa cultivar DH55 chromosome 9, Cs, whole genome shotgun sequence window:
- the LOC104711720 gene encoding uncharacterized protein LOC104711720 translates to MAARLLFRRSSQILRSIQKNPQSSSSFEAPSPIFYSLTTASPDPSRLSSLTFLRSLSIARRGPTRPKKIDIGAKARQMQNRRLWTYALTFSCIAGFVVIVLNQFQDQLVFYLTPSDAMEKFAENPTKNKFRLGGLVLEGSVAQPAASQEMEFVITDLITDILVRYKGSLPDLFREGHSVVVEGFIKPYTDEVRKEVSTKAVSKKARNLDCFFSATEVLAKHDEKYMPQEVAAAIEKNKKIIEAAATTTTTEQVAATTSEQAAEVAAS, encoded by the coding sequence atgGCGGCTAGGTTGTTGTTCCGTCGAAGTTCTCAGATCCTCCGATCAATCCAAAAAAATCCTCAAAGCTCATCATCTTTCGAAGCACCATCCCCGATTTTTTATTCATTGACCACCGCCTCACCAGATCCATCGAGATTATCATCCTTAACCTTCCTCCGATCTCTCTCCATCGCTCGTCGCGGTCCAACTCGTCCTAAGAAGATAGACATAGGAGCCAAAGCGCGTCAGATGCAGAATCGCCGGCTTTGGACCTACGCGTTAACCTTCAGCTGCATCGCCGGATTCGTAGTCATCGTCCTTAACCAATTCCAGGATCAGCTCGTCTTCTACCTAACTCCATCTGACGCTATGGAGAAATTCGCAGAGAATCCAACAAAGAACAAGTTCAGACTCGGCGGTTTGGTTCTAGAAGGCAGCGTTGCGCAGCCTGCGGCGTCTCAGGAGATGGAGTTTGTGATCACCGATCTGATTACAGATATTTTGGTTAGGTATAAAGGATCTTTGCCGGATCTGTTTAGGGAAGGTCACTCAGTTGTGGTTGAAGGATTCATTAAGCCGTATACTGATGAAGTGAGGAAAGAGGTTTCTACTAAAGCTGTTTCGAAGAAAGCTAGGAATCTCGATTGTTTCTTCTCGGCTACTGAAGTTTTGGCTAAGCATGATGAGAAGTATATGCCACAGGAGGTTGCGGCGGCCAttgagaagaataagaagattaTTGAAGCTGCGGCAACGACGACGACTACTGAACAAGTTGCAGCGACGACGAGTGAACAAGCTGCGGAAGTGGCGGCTTCGTAG